In one Sporomusa sphaeroides DSM 2875 genomic region, the following are encoded:
- a CDS encoding zinc-dependent alcohol dehydrogenase family protein, producing MKAMMIRKYGGPEVFEIAAVDKPEPIPGHVVLKVVASSVNPLETKIRSGLAAAIGPKLPAILNADVSGEIIAVGEEAGQWKVGDQVFGCTGGVGNLQGALAEFMLADANLIAKKPACIDHYTAALFPLVTITAWEGIMEKSLVKPGEKLLIHGAAGGVGHIAVQLAKQQGAIVYGTVLNQEQADVAKAFGADHVIFSNTESVESYVEKYTDGRGFDAIFDPVGGDNLTNSFKAVKLKGAICTTNARTTLDIGLMHAKALTLHALLMTVPMLFNIERERHGRILNHVSNLIEQGKLHIQRDKQQFTFDEVNKAHAYLEAGKAMGKISLVNSFQG from the coding sequence ATGAAAGCAATGATGATCCGGAAATATGGCGGTCCGGAAGTATTCGAAATAGCGGCTGTGGACAAGCCTGAACCAATTCCCGGGCATGTAGTATTGAAAGTAGTCGCCAGTAGTGTCAACCCGCTGGAAACGAAAATTCGCTCAGGTTTGGCTGCTGCTATCGGACCCAAATTACCCGCAATTCTTAATGCAGATGTTTCAGGTGAGATTATAGCTGTTGGCGAAGAAGCAGGCCAGTGGAAAGTTGGTGATCAAGTATTCGGTTGTACTGGTGGAGTCGGGAATTTACAAGGAGCATTGGCTGAATTTATGCTGGCAGATGCCAATTTGATTGCGAAAAAACCTGCCTGCATTGATCACTACACGGCGGCCTTATTTCCGTTGGTCACCATAACCGCCTGGGAAGGAATTATGGAAAAATCCTTAGTGAAGCCAGGCGAAAAATTATTAATACATGGTGCTGCCGGCGGAGTTGGGCATATAGCTGTACAATTGGCAAAGCAACAAGGTGCTATTGTTTATGGTACGGTTTTAAATCAGGAGCAAGCCGATGTGGCGAAAGCTTTTGGTGCGGACCATGTTATTTTTTCTAATACTGAGTCTGTCGAAAGCTATGTGGAGAAATACACAGATGGCAGAGGATTTGACGCGATATTCGATCCGGTTGGAGGAGATAATTTAACCAACAGTTTCAAAGCGGTAAAATTAAAGGGAGCAATTTGTACTACTAACGCCAGGACCACTCTGGATATCGGACTGATGCATGCGAAAGCCCTCACTTTACATGCTCTATTGATGACTGTGCCTATGCTTTTCAATATTGAACGAGAACGGCATGGCAGAATACTGAACCATGTAAGTAATTTAATCGAACAAGGAAAATTACATATCCAGAGAGACAAACAGCAGTTTACTTTTGATGAGGTTAATAAGGCTCATGCTTATTTGGAAGCCGGCAAGGCTATGGGGAAAATATCATTGGTAAATTCATTTCAAGGATAA
- a CDS encoding TolC family protein: MSNISKTGIIRALVVGSIMLATNLQPVLAAEQPLTLQEIVNTAIKSNPAVVETEKRWEEKFNRIPAATAQPNLKVGFMKDDIPTSSLNPGDGMMTEFTISQEFMNPSKLKLMGKMAENEANMSKTSWDEKQVAVYVQAKQAYYDYLYSKQALAIGKESQQLMGQLAKLAQVNYSTGMVPLQDTLKAQTEFSQMTIDLLNMASMEAVAKAKINNLMGRSTNTAFEVKEEFTAPPPDFDLAGLIKTATESKSSVVGMQYQADMAQNGIDLAKKQKLPDFEVSLGYKKNKEPMIDVMTMSGMDPKIMVEDRKPAWSIEVMAMFPIWQGKNKAEIKAAEAGYEASQAALQNMKNMAELDVQMALTEAQTSWRQIELYESTIVPQAEQHYQAAVVGYTHGKADFMTVLDGVNTLRNAKLGLYKAKVDYEKAAANLENAVGKPLFTSGTQP; the protein is encoded by the coding sequence ATGAGCAATATCTCAAAGACTGGCATTATAAGAGCACTCGTAGTAGGCAGTATTATGCTCGCAACCAATTTACAGCCAGTCCTTGCAGCGGAACAGCCCTTAACCCTGCAAGAAATCGTAAACACCGCCATCAAAAGCAATCCGGCGGTGGTGGAAACCGAAAAAAGGTGGGAAGAAAAATTCAATCGCATTCCTGCTGCCACAGCACAACCCAATCTTAAAGTCGGTTTTATGAAAGACGATATCCCAACATCCAGTTTGAATCCCGGTGACGGCATGATGACCGAGTTTACTATCAGTCAAGAGTTTATGAACCCGTCTAAACTTAAGTTAATGGGTAAAATGGCAGAAAATGAAGCAAACATGAGCAAAACAAGCTGGGATGAGAAACAGGTCGCAGTCTATGTACAAGCAAAACAGGCCTATTATGATTACCTTTATTCTAAGCAAGCGCTGGCAATTGGTAAAGAGAGCCAGCAGCTTATGGGTCAGCTTGCGAAGCTGGCTCAAGTCAATTACTCAACAGGCATGGTGCCGCTTCAGGATACACTAAAAGCTCAGACTGAGTTTTCACAGATGACAATTGATCTGCTAAATATGGCGTCGATGGAAGCTGTGGCGAAAGCAAAGATTAACAACTTGATGGGACGCAGCACGAATACCGCTTTCGAAGTTAAAGAAGAATTTACAGCTCCGCCGCCCGATTTTGATTTGGCCGGCCTTATTAAAACCGCTACTGAAAGTAAGTCATCTGTGGTAGGGATGCAGTATCAGGCGGACATGGCCCAAAACGGGATTGATTTAGCAAAAAAACAGAAATTACCTGATTTTGAAGTCAGTTTAGGGTACAAGAAGAATAAGGAACCCATGATTGACGTAATGACTATGAGCGGCATGGACCCGAAAATCATGGTTGAAGATCGCAAGCCTGCCTGGAGTATTGAAGTAATGGCAATGTTTCCTATTTGGCAAGGGAAAAACAAAGCCGAAATCAAAGCAGCGGAAGCCGGCTATGAAGCTTCGCAAGCTGCCCTTCAGAATATGAAGAATATGGCTGAACTTGACGTCCAAATGGCGCTTACTGAAGCCCAAACTAGCTGGCGTCAAATTGAACTATATGAGAGTACCATTGTTCCGCAGGCTGAACAGCATTACCAGGCGGCGGTTGTTGGATATACCCATGGCAAAGCCGATTTTATGACTGTTCTGGACGGGGTTAATACGCTGCGCAATGCTAAACTGGGACTATATAAAGCTAAAGTGGATTATGAGAAAGCTGCGGCCAATCTGGAAAATGCAGTAGGGAAGCCTTTATTCACCAGTGGAACGCAGCCATAA
- a CDS encoding efflux RND transporter periplasmic adaptor subunit, translating into MIETLQTKKKLIIGVTAGILVIGGVGYYYTAQHNVPAAADHTGHQANAPVMAMGDTVTLDAKARQLAGVQTAQAFVKPLTKETKTTGKIAMNENGRTYITSRVEGRIDQLYVTAEGETIAPGQAIAAVYSPTYIAAQEEYLLAMENVQKLKNASKDIVQINNRLLEAARRKLQLLHVPDNEITHLEHTRQPKDHMTIYAQFGGTVLEKQVLAGTFLMPGDKMYSLSDLSTVWLYVDIYEKDIAGIKPGQQVVVTSGAYPGETFNGQVTFINPILDDATRTVKVRVEMANPGGKLKPNMFVNAMIQIPLGDSLLIPESSILDTGSRQIVFVAQSEDTFVRRDVVIGQYADGYVQILSGLQPGETVVTAAAFLIDSQTKLGSFGSHAGHGGGGDGKGAAASAPAAGSAAPVQAPAIPGAPADSGQHSGHSGH; encoded by the coding sequence ATGATTGAAACACTACAGACCAAAAAGAAACTTATTATTGGTGTGACTGCCGGCATTCTGGTAATTGGTGGTGTGGGCTACTACTATACTGCTCAACATAATGTGCCGGCGGCTGCAGACCATACCGGCCACCAAGCAAATGCCCCGGTTATGGCCATGGGAGACACCGTGACTTTGGATGCCAAGGCGCGGCAATTGGCTGGGGTGCAAACGGCGCAAGCATTTGTTAAGCCGTTAACTAAGGAAACCAAAACCACCGGCAAGATTGCTATGAATGAAAACGGTCGGACCTACATCACTTCCCGGGTTGAAGGACGGATAGACCAGCTTTACGTGACCGCCGAAGGAGAAACGATTGCTCCCGGCCAGGCTATCGCCGCTGTATACAGCCCGACTTACATTGCGGCCCAGGAGGAATATTTATTGGCAATGGAAAATGTTCAAAAACTAAAAAATGCCAGTAAAGATATAGTCCAGATCAACAACCGTCTGCTCGAGGCTGCCCGGCGCAAACTGCAACTTTTGCATGTACCTGACAATGAAATCACTCATCTGGAGCATACCAGACAACCCAAGGACCATATGACCATTTATGCCCAGTTTGGCGGAACCGTGCTGGAAAAACAAGTCCTGGCAGGTACCTTCCTTATGCCCGGCGATAAAATGTACAGCCTGTCGGATTTATCTACCGTTTGGCTGTATGTGGATATTTACGAAAAAGACATAGCAGGGATAAAGCCGGGTCAGCAGGTCGTGGTAACTAGCGGCGCCTATCCGGGAGAAACCTTTAACGGACAGGTCACCTTTATTAACCCGATACTTGACGATGCAACCAGAACGGTTAAAGTACGGGTCGAAATGGCTAATCCCGGCGGCAAATTAAAACCTAACATGTTTGTTAACGCTATGATTCAAATACCTCTGGGAGACAGTCTGCTCATCCCGGAATCCAGTATTTTGGATACCGGCAGCCGCCAAATTGTCTTTGTCGCTCAAAGCGAAGATACCTTCGTCAGACGAGATGTAGTCATCGGACAATATGCCGACGGTTATGTCCAAATCCTGTCCGGGCTGCAGCCTGGTGAAACAGTCGTAACAGCTGCTGCCTTCCTTATTGATTCCCAAACTAAATTAGGCAGCTTTGGCAGCCATGCCGGTCATGGCGGCGGGGGTGATGGTAAGGGAGCCGCAGCATCGGCACCAGCTGCCGGTAGTGCAGCGCCGGTCCAGGCGCCTGCCATACCTGGTGCTCCGGCTGACTCAGGCCAGCATAGCGGCCACAGCGGGCATTAA
- a CDS encoding efflux RND transporter permease subunit, with translation MLNKIIEFSLKNRMIVLMLTALVIIWGIFVIRDTPIDAFPDLSENQVLVSADWMGRGPQEIQDQVTYPLETALRGLPKVKQVRSASSFGMSLITVIFEDGVDPYFARQVVNEKVQQAIPRLPSGVQPALGPVSTPMGQVFMYTVESDRHNLAELRTIQDFTIKQQLGAVPGVAEVASIGGYVMQYQINLYPQLLQSYRVTFNQVIGALNANNANIGAKVVEQNGQEYIIRGLGLIESIDDIKNVVITQNNNVPIYIKDVAGVTAGPDFRRGVLTKSGYEAAGGIVIQRMGENTLNVIDQAKDKIAEIQPTLPEGMRIVPFYDQTDLVKKAVNTLTRALIEEFILVSIIVIAFLGNVRSSLIVTSAIPIGILIALIAMKQIHLSANLMSLGGIAIGIGVMTDAAIVMVENIYRHLAEDRGRRSIIDVTLAAAKEVAVPIFFSITIIIVTFLPVFTMTGTEGKMYTPMAWAKSFAMTGSLLLAFTLVPVLCTFFLRGKIQEKDTWIVARMHQWYTPTLKSVLKHSKTTIVIAVIVMIAGFSLLPLLGTTFMPVLDEGTFLVMPTMMPSVSLTEALESAKTMDKVIMEIPEIDMSVGKVGRAESAMDPAPISMIETIVTLKPKEQWRPGMTKEAIEQEMMVKLANIPGLNLAFTQPIAGRLSMLTTGVRTELGIKLYGEDLKVLQQKAFDIETALGAVPGVSDLLAERVFGASYLEIQVNREKAARYGLNIADVEDAIELAVGGKTATTTIEGRKRFDVLVRYNRENRETIDAMQNILVPVTGGGTVAASTSPGGMGGMGGGEATAAAAPATGAYVPLGEVAQFQVVDGPSMISSENGVYWMSVQMNTRGRDVVGFVNEANQVIKEKVDFPPGYSMKWTGQYENQQRAKDRLMIVVPAVIVLTFFLLYMAFNSASDALLILMNIPFSLVGGIVAMYATGTYLTVAAAVGFIALFGIAVQNGVIMVTYIKHLRGHRSLEEAITEGALTRLRPVMITALVASLGLFPLLFATGTGAEVQRPMATVVVGGLITSTILTLLVLPCIYLVWNQWRERKKPPVSDNFNT, from the coding sequence ATGCTAAATAAAATAATCGAGTTTTCCCTGAAAAACCGAATGATTGTCCTGATGTTAACCGCACTGGTTATTATATGGGGAATTTTTGTCATACGTGATACCCCGATTGATGCTTTTCCTGATCTTAGTGAGAACCAAGTGCTTGTTTCAGCTGACTGGATGGGCCGGGGACCGCAGGAAATCCAGGATCAGGTGACCTATCCCCTGGAGACGGCCTTGCGGGGACTGCCGAAGGTTAAACAAGTACGGTCAGCTTCCTCTTTTGGCATGTCACTGATAACAGTTATTTTTGAAGACGGAGTAGATCCCTACTTTGCCCGCCAGGTGGTAAATGAAAAAGTGCAGCAGGCTATTCCCCGTCTGCCAAGCGGTGTGCAGCCAGCCTTAGGCCCGGTCAGCACCCCGATGGGACAAGTCTTTATGTATACCGTGGAAAGTGATCGCCACAACCTTGCTGAATTACGCACCATTCAGGATTTTACCATCAAGCAACAACTGGGCGCCGTGCCCGGAGTAGCCGAAGTTGCCAGTATTGGCGGCTATGTAATGCAGTATCAGATCAATCTTTACCCGCAGCTCCTGCAAAGCTACCGGGTTACTTTTAATCAGGTAATTGGGGCGCTTAATGCTAACAATGCCAATATTGGGGCCAAAGTTGTCGAACAAAACGGTCAGGAATATATCATTCGCGGGCTGGGATTAATCGAGTCCATTGATGATATTAAGAATGTTGTTATTACCCAAAACAACAATGTCCCCATATATATCAAAGATGTAGCCGGTGTAACTGCAGGCCCGGATTTTCGCCGGGGTGTGCTGACCAAATCCGGTTATGAGGCGGCCGGGGGAATTGTTATTCAGCGCATGGGCGAGAATACGCTGAACGTCATTGACCAAGCGAAAGACAAAATAGCGGAAATTCAGCCAACCTTACCGGAAGGTATGCGGATTGTACCATTTTATGATCAGACTGACCTGGTGAAAAAAGCAGTTAATACACTAACGCGGGCGCTGATTGAAGAGTTTATTTTAGTGTCTATCATTGTTATCGCCTTTTTAGGGAATGTCCGGTCCAGCCTGATTGTCACCAGCGCCATCCCAATTGGTATTTTGATCGCGCTGATTGCCATGAAACAGATTCACCTATCGGCCAATTTAATGTCACTTGGCGGTATTGCTATCGGCATTGGCGTTATGACAGACGCGGCCATTGTTATGGTGGAAAACATTTACCGGCATTTAGCCGAGGACCGAGGTCGGCGGAGTATTATTGACGTGACGCTGGCAGCGGCCAAAGAAGTGGCCGTACCAATCTTCTTTTCCATCACCATTATTATCGTCACCTTCCTGCCGGTATTTACCATGACCGGTACCGAAGGCAAGATGTATACCCCCATGGCCTGGGCTAAAAGCTTTGCCATGACCGGCTCATTGTTATTGGCATTCACTTTGGTGCCGGTGCTCTGCACATTCTTTCTTCGAGGTAAGATTCAGGAAAAAGACACCTGGATTGTTGCCAGAATGCATCAATGGTACACGCCCACGTTGAAGTCAGTACTAAAGCACAGCAAAACTACTATTGTTATTGCCGTAATTGTAATGATAGCCGGATTCTCACTCTTACCGCTCCTTGGTACCACTTTTATGCCGGTTTTAGATGAAGGGACATTCCTGGTTATGCCGACCATGATGCCTAGTGTATCACTCACGGAAGCGTTGGAATCGGCAAAAACCATGGACAAAGTCATCATGGAGATTCCGGAAATCGATATGTCGGTCGGCAAGGTGGGTCGAGCCGAGTCGGCAATGGACCCGGCGCCAATCAGTATGATTGAAACCATTGTCACCCTAAAGCCCAAAGAGCAGTGGCGGCCAGGTATGACCAAGGAGGCGATTGAACAGGAAATGATGGTCAAACTGGCCAATATCCCCGGACTCAACTTAGCCTTTACTCAGCCGATTGCCGGCCGGTTGTCCATGCTGACCACCGGGGTTCGCACCGAACTTGGTATTAAGCTTTACGGAGAAGATCTTAAGGTGCTTCAGCAAAAGGCCTTTGACATTGAAACGGCATTGGGAGCGGTGCCCGGTGTCAGCGATTTACTGGCCGAAAGAGTCTTTGGTGCCAGCTATTTAGAAATTCAGGTCAACCGGGAAAAAGCTGCCAGGTATGGTCTTAACATCGCCGACGTTGAGGACGCTATCGAATTAGCGGTAGGCGGCAAAACTGCCACAACCACTATTGAAGGGCGTAAGCGCTTTGACGTTCTTGTACGGTACAACCGGGAAAACCGCGAAACCATTGACGCCATGCAAAACATCCTCGTTCCCGTAACCGGTGGCGGCACTGTTGCGGCCTCAACATCACCAGGCGGTATGGGCGGCATGGGCGGCGGCGAAGCCACTGCCGCGGCTGCTCCGGCTACCGGCGCCTATGTGCCTCTCGGTGAAGTCGCTCAATTCCAGGTAGTGGACGGACCATCCATGATTAGCAGTGAAAACGGAGTCTATTGGATGAGCGTTCAGATGAATACCCGGGGGCGGGACGTCGTTGGTTTTGTTAATGAAGCCAATCAGGTTATTAAAGAAAAGGTTGACTTCCCCCCTGGGTATTCCATGAAATGGACCGGCCAGTATGAGAATCAGCAACGGGCAAAAGACCGGCTGATGATAGTGGTACCGGCAGTCATTGTGCTCACCTTTTTCTTACTGTATATGGCCTTCAACTCTGCCAGTGATGCTTTGCTCATTCTGATGAACATTCCGTTTTCTTTAGTGGGCGGTATTGTAGCCATGTACGCTACCGGTACCTACCTTACGGTTGCGGCAGCTGTCGGCTTTATTGCGCTTTTCGGGATTGCGGTCCAAAATGGGGTAATCATGGTGACCTATATCAAACACCTGCGTGGTCACCGCTCGCTGGAAGAAGCCATTACTGAAGGCGCACTCACCCGGCTAAGGCCGGTTATGATTACGGCACTGGTCGCAAGTCTCGGCTTATTCCCGTTACTCTTTGCCACCGGCACCGGTGCAGAGGTACAGCGGCCGATGGCTACAGTAGTTGTTGGCGGCTTGATTACCTCCACGATTTTGACCCTGCTCGTATTGCCTTGTATCTATCTGGTCTGGAATCAATGGCGCGAGCGCAAAAAACCTCCCGTATCTGATAACTTCAATACGTAA